The stretch of DNA ACAACTATCCAAAGAGGTAAAACGAATGGCCGAGACGAAAGGACTCAATGTTACGCCCGATCAAATCGCGGAGGCTGTGAAGCGAGTTATGGCCGCTTTACAGGGCGGCTCCGGGAAGGCGGTTTCCGGAAAACCATCCGGAGACAAACTGGACGCCGGCCGCGATTACCCTCTGGCAATTAAAAGGCCGGATCTGGTCAAGTCCGCCGGTGGAATGGGTCTAGACGACATTACCCTGGAAAAGGTGATCTCCGGGAAAATCCAGTTCGATGACGTCAAGACGCGTCCCGAGACCCTGGAATACCAAGCCCAGATCGCGGAAAGCGTGCACCGTCCCAGGCTGGCTTCAAACTTGCGGAGAGCCGCCGAGATGACCCGGATTCCCGATGCGCGGGTGCTGGAAATGTACAATGCCCTGCGACCGTATCGGTCCACCAAACAGGAATTACTCGATATCGCCAAGGAGTTGGAAACCGAATACCAAGCGAAAGTCTGCGCCAGTTTGGTCCGGGAGGCCGCGGAAGCCTACGAAAAACGAGGGCGCTTGCGTAAGGATTAAAGGCTGAAAACGTATGGCTTACATCGCGGGAGTTGACGTAGGTAATAACACGACCGAAGTTGCCATAGGCCTGCTTACCCCGGGACAGGACATGCGGTTTCTGTCCAGTTCCCTCGTCAGGACCGTGGGAATGAAGGGCACGATTCAGAATGCCATGGGCGTCATCCATGCGCTGGATGAAGCTCTGGCTCCTCTGAACCTTTCACGCAAAGACCTCGGGCGTATCCTGCTCAACGAAGCCACCCCGGTTATCGGCGATGTGGCCATGGAAACGATTACGGAAACCGTGATCACCGAATCGGCAATGATAGGACACAATCCGGCGACCCCCGGAGGATTAGGGCTGGGTCTCGGAGCCACCATTCCGCTGGAACACCTCGATTCCGCGGTATCCGACCGGCATTGGATCGTACTTGTTCCGGGCACGGTGGACTTCAGGGAGGCCGCCTCCAGGATCAATCAAGCCATGGCGGACGGCCTCGCCATCGCCGGAGCCATCGTCCAAAACGACGATGGTGTTCTCATTGTCAATCGACTCAAGCGCCCCATACCCATCGTGGACGAGGTCAAACTCATGGACCGCGTACCCGTCGGAATGCTCGCAGCCGTCGAAGTGGCGGGGCCGGGAAAGTCGGTGGACAAGCTCTCCAACACGTACGACATCGCCACCCTTTTTGGACTCGATCCTGAAGAGACCAGGCAAGTCGTGCCCGTTGCGAGGGCCTTGATGGGAACTCGAAGCGCCGTGGTGATCAAAACCCCTCGGGGGGAGATCCAGGAGCGAAGAATTCCGGCGGGAACGCTCGGACTTGTGGGACACAAGCGAAAGACGGAGGTCCGAGTGGAAGAAGGGGCTGAAGCCATCATGCAACGGGTGGCCGAAGTGGCCCCTCTCGAGGAAATCCGGGGTGAGCCGGGAACCAACGTGGGGGGTATGATCGAGAACGTACGGTGCCTAGTGGCCGAGCTCACGGATCAACCTGCGAGCGCCATTCAGGTGCGGGACATTCTGGCGGTGGATACCCTCAAACCCCAGAAAGTGCTGGGAGGTCTGGCAGGGGAGTATACCATGGGAAACGCCGTGGGTTTGGCGGCCATGGTGGAAACTCATCGACTTCCCATGCAGCGACTGGCGACCCGGCTCGAGGATGAAATCTCGGTGCCCGTTGCCGTGGGCGGGGTCGAAGCGGAGATGGCTATACGGGGCGCCCTCACGACCCCCGGCACCAGGGCCCCCATCGCCGTTCTCGACCTTGGAGGAGGCTCCACCGATGCGTCCTTCCTCAGCGAATCCGGCGAAATGAGGAGCATCCATCTGGCCGGCGCCGGCGATATGGTTACCTTGCTGATCGACACGGAACTGGGATTGGAAAACCGTGAGCTGGCGGAAAGCATCAAACGCCACCCGCTTGCCAAAGTGGAGACCCTCTTCAACATGCGTCATGAAGACGGCTCCGTTCAATTTTTTGATCAGGCTCTGGAGCCGCGCTTTTTCGGAAGGGTGGTTGCGCTCTCCGACGAGGGGCCGATTCCGTTGGAGACGAACGCGCCACTTAGAAGGATCCTCGAAGTTCGGCGAAGGGCCAAAAGAAAGGTCTTTGTGCAGAACGCTCTGCGAGCGCTGAAAAAAGTCGCTCCCGCAGAAAACATCCGGCTCATCAGCTTCGTTGTGATGGTCGGTGGATCCGCGCTCGATTTCGAGATTCCCCGGATGATCTCCGACGCCTTGGTGGAATACGGCGTGGTCACGGGCAAGGCCAACGTCCGAGGCATCGAAGGACCGCGTAATGCGGTAGCCACGGGTCTCGTGCTCAAGTACGCGGAAGAAAACGAGATGTAGCCCAACGTGTTGACGAACCTGGCACAAGAGAGTGAACGCCCGGCGGTCTGGTTGTGGATGCTGGCTCCGGTATCGGAACGGTCGATGAATCCCGTGCTTTGGGGTCTGGAGGAAGAGGGGATTCCGGTAAGAGTTCAGGAGTTCTCCGCCGGCTCGGCGGATGATCTCGCCAGACAGGCGGCTCAAGGTTCTCCTCTGGACGTGGGTATCGGACTGGACGGGACCGGACGGAAGGCGATCCTGCTGCATCGCGACCTTCTTAAGGAAAAACCGTTCCTCCTGTTGCAGGACGACGACTTTACCCCGGTCGAACTGCGCCGCTTGGGGACAAACGCCGCCCGACTGGTCAAGAGGCAGCCCTTGGTCCTGGACAGAGCATCGATCGGCAGTGTCACCAAGGAGAATTCATCGAACCCTCCGGAAGACGAAGTGGAGGCGCTCGTCAACCGTATCGTGAACTTTATCCTGGAGAATCGCTAGGGGATATCCATGAGAAACATGAGCCTCGGACTGATCGAAACTCTGGGATGGACCGCCGCCGTCGAGGCCGCCGACGCGGGGACCAAGGCTGCCAATGTTGCTTTGCTCCCCTATGGCCGCGCAGGAGCGGGGCTCATCACCATTCAGTTCAGAGGGGAAGTGGCTGCGGTGAAAGCGGCGGTTACCGCGGCGGCGGCGGCGGCAAGAAGGATTGGAAAGGTCGTCTCCGTACACGTGATACCGAGGCCGGACCCTCAGCTCGAATTGACCCTGCCCGGTCGTCCGCTTACCGGCAGGCCGGGACCCGAGTCCAAGCCCGCTTCACCTCCTGTTGAAAAACCTTCCGAGGAAAAGGCTGTGGGAATCGATGAGGCGGCGGCCGAAGCCCCCGCTGAAATGAAACCCGCGGAGGTAAAGAAAAAGCCTCCCAAAGCGAAGAAGAGCGAGGAGGCGCGGGAAACAACCAAAGCCAAGAAAAGGAAAACCGGAAAGAAAAGCTGAGCCGGAGTCCCACCGGGATGCGAGATGATGGCATTTCCGCAGGCACGGCGACGCTTCCGACGAGGGTAACCGTTTTATTAACCGATTGAGAAAAGACTAAGGAGCACGTAATGGCAGAGCTTCGCGCCTACGTATACCTGGATCGGCTGCAGCCCCAATACGCCGCCTATGTGGGCGCCAATGCGAGGGGATACATCCCCGTTCCGGGCATGGCCGCTATTCTGGTGGAAATATCTCCGGGGGTGGCCATCAACATCGCGGTAGACGCGGCGGTCAAAGCGGCGAACGTCAGGCCGGGGCTATTGGTGGTGGAACGGCACTTCGGTGTGCTCGAGTTTCACTCCGAGGCCCAGGAGGAAGTCAAGCATTCCGGCGGCGCGCTTCTAAAGGCCCTCGGCATGACCGTGAAGGACCGCCTAAAACCCGAGATACTGAATTCACAGATCATACACAAAGTAAATCCGTACCATGCCCAGATGGTCAACGTATCCCGGCTCGCATCCATGCTGCTGCCGGGTCAGGACCTGTACACTCTCGAGGTGCAGCCGGCGGCGTACATCTCGCTGGCGGCGAACGAGGCCGAAAAGAACGCTCCCGTCACACTGGTGGACTGCCGTACGTATGGGGCCGTGGGACGATTATATCTCGGAGGAAAGCGTTCGGACGTGGAACGGGGTGCGGACGCTGCCGAAACAGCCATCAAGTCCATAACGGGAAAAGAAAAATAGGCGCGCCCGTGGGAAGAAGCATGATCAGTGAAGCCGCGAACGGGCGCATAGCAGCCTTTGAAAGCGCCCTTAGCCTGAACGGAGGCGCGCGACCCGAAGGGACTCTATACTCGGGAGTGGACCTGGGTACGGCGTATATCGTCACCGCGGTGGTGGACGCCAAGGGACAACCGGTGGCCGGTGTGCTTACTCGAAGCGGAACCAGTGTGCGGGACGGGCTGGTTCTGGACTATGTGGGCGCTGTCGCCACCCTGCGGAAACAGGTGGCCGCCATCCGGAATGCAGGGTTCGATATCCGAGCGGCGTCCGCCGCATATCCTCCCGGTATTTCCGGCCGAAATACCCAGGCCTTCGGCAATGTGGTGCAAGCGGCTGGACTCGAATTGGCCGGACTCATCGACGAACCCACCGCTGCATCATTGGTCCTCGAGATCACGGACGGAGCGGTTGTAGACATCGGCGGAGGAACAACGGGCATTTCGGTCATCCAGGATGGAGAGGTCGTGTACGCCGCTGATGAACCGACGGGCGGCATTCATTTGGATCTTGTTATTGCAGGGCATTTTCACATCGACGTTCAGGAAGCGGAGGCGCTTAAGACGGACCCGGTCCGCCAGAAAGATCTTTTCCCAATGGTGCGGCCGGTATTCCAGAAGATGGCCAGCATTGTCTTGACCCACCTGCGGGAACATCCTGTGCAAACGCTGTATCTCGTCGGGGGGACAAGTCAATTCCCAGATATCGAGAGCGTGATGAGGGAAGAAACCGGTCTGGAAGTGGCATTGCCGGAGAAGCCCTTACTCGTTACTCCCTTGGGCATCGCCTTAAGCTGTTCCGGCAAGACAGTCGGGGCTGCGCCCCGCACGACGGAGTAGCATGGAAGAAGAACAGATCCAACGTATCGTGACCCGTGTAATGGAACGATTGGCCGCGCGATTGGGCGCCGACGGGGGTCGGGGTACACTGATCTTCGTGTTTACCGGCGCTACCGTCGCGTTCTCCGAGGCCCTCCGTCAAGTGCGGTCCCTGATTCTGGACGGATTCCGGGCGCAATTGTGCCTCTCTGAATCCGCCGGGCAGCTCTACGGCGGATCGATCGAGGATCAATTGAAAGGTTTTCCCCACATCGACTCCGTGCCCCATGATAAGTGGCTTGGCGCCCTGCAGGATGCGTGTGGTGTGGTTGTTCCCCTTCTGAGCGTGAATACTTTGTCCAAAGTATCCTTGCTCATCGCCGACAATCCGGCAACCAACCTCAT from Deltaproteobacteria bacterium encodes:
- a CDS encoding diol dehydratase small subunit yields the protein MAETKGLNVTPDQIAEAVKRVMAALQGGSGKAVSGKPSGDKLDAGRDYPLAIKRPDLVKSAGGMGLDDITLEKVISGKIQFDDVKTRPETLEYQAQIAESVHRPRLASNLRRAAEMTRIPDARVLEMYNALRPYRSTKQELLDIAKELETEYQAKVCASLVREAAEAYEKRGRLRKD
- a CDS encoding diol dehydratase reactivase subunit alpha, with translation MAYIAGVDVGNNTTEVAIGLLTPGQDMRFLSSSLVRTVGMKGTIQNAMGVIHALDEALAPLNLSRKDLGRILLNEATPVIGDVAMETITETVITESAMIGHNPATPGGLGLGLGATIPLEHLDSAVSDRHWIVLVPGTVDFREAASRINQAMADGLAIAGAIVQNDDGVLIVNRLKRPIPIVDEVKLMDRVPVGMLAAVEVAGPGKSVDKLSNTYDIATLFGLDPEETRQVVPVARALMGTRSAVVIKTPRGEIQERRIPAGTLGLVGHKRKTEVRVEEGAEAIMQRVAEVAPLEEIRGEPGTNVGGMIENVRCLVAELTDQPASAIQVRDILAVDTLKPQKVLGGLAGEYTMGNAVGLAAMVETHRLPMQRLATRLEDEISVPVAVGGVEAEMAIRGALTTPGTRAPIAVLDLGGGSTDASFLSESGEMRSIHLAGAGDMVTLLIDTELGLENRELAESIKRHPLAKVETLFNMRHEDGSVQFFDQALEPRFFGRVVALSDEGPIPLETNAPLRRILEVRRRAKRKVFVQNALRALKKVAPAENIRLISFVVMVGGSALDFEIPRMISDALVEYGVVTGKANVRGIEGPRNAVATGLVLKYAEENEM
- a CDS encoding glycerol dehydratase reactivase beta/small subunit family protein, whose translation is MLTNLAQESERPAVWLWMLAPVSERSMNPVLWGLEEEGIPVRVQEFSAGSADDLARQAAQGSPLDVGIGLDGTGRKAILLHRDLLKEKPFLLLQDDDFTPVELRRLGTNAARLVKRQPLVLDRASIGSVTKENSSNPPEDEVEALVNRIVNFILENR
- a CDS encoding BMC domain-containing protein, which translates into the protein MRNMSLGLIETLGWTAAVEAADAGTKAANVALLPYGRAGAGLITIQFRGEVAAVKAAVTAAAAAARRIGKVVSVHVIPRPDPQLELTLPGRPLTGRPGPESKPASPPVEKPSEEKAVGIDEAAAEAPAEMKPAEVKKKPPKAKKSEEARETTKAKKRKTGKKS
- the eutJ gene encoding ethanolamine utilization protein EutJ is translated as MISEAANGRIAAFESALSLNGGARPEGTLYSGVDLGTAYIVTAVVDAKGQPVAGVLTRSGTSVRDGLVLDYVGAVATLRKQVAAIRNAGFDIRAASAAYPPGISGRNTQAFGNVVQAAGLELAGLIDEPTAASLVLEITDGAVVDIGGGTTGISVIQDGEVVYAADEPTGGIHLDLVIAGHFHIDVQEAEALKTDPVRQKDLFPMVRPVFQKMASIVLTHLREHPVQTLYLVGGTSQFPDIESVMREETGLEVALPEKPLLVTPLGIALSCSGKTVGAAPRTTE